In Lotus japonicus ecotype B-129 chromosome 5, LjGifu_v1.2, one genomic interval encodes:
- the LOC130721423 gene encoding RING-H2 finger protein ATL70, giving the protein MNNTAPDSSGFLGSNNISGFGYGIGISIGMLLLITTITLTSYFCTRAQVPAPPRRRNTPQFLESEHSIIDVGLDEDTILSYPKMLYPEVKKINKSYSTATCCSICLGDYKDSDMLRVLPDCDHVFHLKCIDPWLRMNPTCPLCRTSPIPTPLSTPLAEVVPLATRRD; this is encoded by the coding sequence ATGAACAACACAGCACCTGATTCCTCTGGATTCCTTGGATCCAACAACATAAGTGGCTTTGGCTATGGCATAGGAATCTCAATTGGGATGCTCTTGCTCATCACAACCATCACActcacttcctatttctgcacCAGAGCACAGGTTCCAGCACCTCCTAGGAGAAGAAATACTCCTCAATTCCTTGAGTCAGAGCATTCGATTATCGATGTGGGACTCGACGAAGACACAATTCTGAGTTACCCAAAGATGCTTTACCCTGAAGTCAAGAAGATTAACAAGTCTTATTCCACAGCAACATGCTGCTCCATTTGTCTTGGAGATTACAAGGACAGTGATATGCTTAGAGTTTTGCCTGATTGTGATCATGTGTTTCATCTCAAGTGCATAGACCCATGGCTGAGGATGAATCCTACTTGTCCTCTCTGCAGAACATCTCCAATCCCAACACCACTCTCAACTCCTCTAGCTGAAGTGGTTCCATTAGCTACCAGGCGAGATTGA
- the LOC130720760 gene encoding uncharacterized protein LOC130720760, with product MEIKKFNLLFFSTLCLLHAFATATDVHYCDKKADYDVEVKGVEISPDPVARGQPATFSIAAATSQALSGGKLVIDVSYFGWHVYSETHDLCGETPCPVSAGNFVIAHSQVLPGFTPPGSYALTMKMYDGNKHELTCVKFGFDIGFGSSVADI from the exons ATGGAGATCAAAAAGTTCAATCTCTTGTTCTTTTCAACGCTGTGTCTTCTTCACGCCTTCGCCACCGCCACCGACGTTCACTATTGCG ATAAGAAAGCTGACTATGATGTTGAGGTCAAAGGAGTTGAAATATCTCCTGATCCCGTCGCAAGAGGCCAGCCTGCTACATTCAGCATTGCTGCAGCTACAA GTCAAGCATTATCTGGAGGGAAACTGGTGATTGATGTGTCGTATTTTGGTTGGCACGTATATAGTGAGACCCATGACCTTTGTGGAGAAACACCTTGTCCTGTTTCTGCTGGCAACTTTGTGATTGCACATTCACAAGTTTTGCCTGGATTCACTCCACCT GGTTCGTATGCTCTGACCATGAAGATGTATGATGGAAACAAGCATGAGCTGACTTGCGTTAAATTTGGTTTTGATATTGGGTTTGGCTCATCTGTGGCTGACATTTAA